From a single Miscanthus floridulus cultivar M001 chromosome 8, ASM1932011v1, whole genome shotgun sequence genomic region:
- the LOC136472045 gene encoding uncharacterized protein, whose amino-acid sequence MAQGKMPEAGTGTGAGAGAPREVMPSAYGGIEADRLVVLAKPLPTGAGYCAPFAVVRFQDLPEELRRQIADAHGAAAPVAAPLRGEGVDARYHAALPVDVVVPDEGLGRQLPGFFSGPDDSPAVKFAVDGNSDAVNVYSERRILRLMEEDGKEVVYLDASALQVLGDMERSLFQKEKGFSHAWMGHSGDEVCPQRAAHGYMGAFYDNGLPAREYAAPVVVALLLDNNHIAGTPALELDSCSDGVASPREDGVPFVQTLVGNDRATEQDVYDVLLPPDNVVVPAVEALRASRPPTYAVQVSVDGDAAVGGKAGDPIAGGVKAAGAGAGNEHGGNLSAVLGIVVASSAATALAAGTLGPAAAFGLFAALVGGLSLAMASVRDR is encoded by the exons ATGGCGCAGGGGAAGATGCCCGAGGCTGGCACcggcaccggcgccggcgccggcgcgcctCGGGAGGTGATGCCGAGCGCGTACGGCGGGATCGAAGCGGACCGCCTGGTGGTGCTAGCCAAGCCGCTGCCCACTGGTGCAGGCTACTGCGCGCCCTTTGCCGTGGTCCGGTTCCAGGACCTGCCGGAGGAACTCCGTCGGCAGATCGCCGACGCTCACGGTGCCGCCGCACCGGTGGCGGCGCCCCTGCGTGGCGAAGGAGTCGACGCGCGGTACCACGCCGCGCTCCCCGTCGACGTCGTCGTGCCGGACGAGGGACTCGGCCGCCAGCTGCCCGGATTCTTTTCCGGGCCCGACGACTCGCCGGCCGTCAAATTCGCCGTCGACGGAAACAGCGACGCCGTCAACGTTTACTCCGAGCGCCGCATCCTGCGG CTCATGGAGGAGGACGGCAAGGAGGTGGTGTACCTGGATGCGTCAGCGCTCCAGGTGCTCGGCGACATGGAGAGAAGCCTGTTCCAGAAGGAGAAAGGGTTCTCGCACGCTTGGATGGGCCACTCTGGCGACGAGGTCTGCCCCCAGCGCGCCGCCCACGGCTATATGGGCGCGTTCTACGACAACGGCCTCCCCGCGCGCGAGTACGCCGCGCCCGTCGTCGTCGCGCTCCTCCTCGACAACAACCACATCGCAGGAACGCCTGCGCTCGAGCTCGACAGCTGCTCCGACGGCGTCGCATCCCCACGTGAGGACGGGGTGCCTTTCGTCCAGACGCTCGTCGGCAACGACCGCGCCACCGAGCAGGACGTCTACGACGTGCTCCTGCCGCCTGACAACGTCGTCGTGCCCGCCGTGGAGGCGTTACGGGCCTCGCGTCCCCCTACTTACGCCGTGCAG GTCTCGGTCGACGGCGACGCGGCCGTGGGTGGCAAAGCCGGGGATCCGATTGCGGGCGGCGTCAAGGCAGCCGGTGCGGGCGCCGGAAACGAGCATGGCGGCAACCTCTCAGCTGTGTTGGGCATCGTCGTCGCCTCCTCAGCCGCCACTGCACTCGCCGCCGGCACCCTCGGCCCAGCGGCGGCGTTCGGGCTGTTCGCGGCCCTGGTCGGCGGTCTTTCCCTGGCTATGGCCAGCGTCCGCGACCGGTAG
- the LOC136472046 gene encoding cysteine-rich receptor-like protein kinase 26 gives MQTLRENSRIDDIYMELNVLECILEGSKKPSHLSYRLLQFITENFSSERKVDTNLCTEMYKGILRSVAVQRLFTGDTDDSKFHQEVNKMMMMAQHRNIVRFLGYSSYREERQFEKEGTTIVADKCERLLCFEYLSKGRLDNYLSDTSCGLEWKVRYQIIKAICEGLRYIHANVLLHLDLKPANILLDDNMIPKITRTPYEVFLDTKSYLDGSVGYLAPEFFLGNISFKSDIYNLGVIITEILTGQKESSPTDYVRTIYVTCLDEDSRHCVLKHI, from the exons ATGCAAACTCTTCGAGAAAATTCCAG AATTGATGATATATATATGGAACTTAATGTCCTGGAGTGTATACTTGAGGGAAGCAAGAAGCCGAGTCATCTATCATATCGACTTCTACAGTTCATCACTGAAAATTTTTCTAGTGAGCGCAAGGTTGATACTAATCTATGCACAGAAATGTACAAG GGCATCCTGCGGAGCGTTGCTGTGCAGAGGCTTTTCACTGGGGATACTGATGACAGCAAGTTTCATCAGGAGGTTAATAAAATGATGATGATGGCTCAACACCGAAATATTGTAAGATTTTTAGGCTACAGTTCTTATAGAGAAGAAAGGCAGTTTGAAAAGGAGGGAACAACTATTGTGGCTGACAAATGCGAAAGACTGCTCTGTTTCGAATATTTAAGCAAAGGAAGGCTTGACAACTATCTTTCTG ATACATCTTGTGGACTTGAATGGAAAGTGCGGTATCAAATAATCAAGGCGATCTGTGAGGGCTTACGCTATATTCACGCAAACGTTTTATTACACTTAGATCTTAAACCTGCCAATATACTGCTGGATGATAACATGATACCAAAGATTACTCGGACACCATATGAAGTATTCTTGGATACTAAATCATATCTTGATGGATCGGT AGGATATTTGGCACCGGAATTCTTTCTTGGAAATATCTCATTCAAGTCGGACATATATAATCTTGGGGTTATAATCACAGAGATACTAACAGGACAAAAAGAATCTTCGCCAACTGATTATGTAAGAACGATTTATGTAACCTGCCTAGATGAAGACAGTAGACACTGCGTGCTAAAGCACATCTAA